In a genomic window of Sulfurisphaera tokodaii str. 7:
- a CDS encoding HD domain-containing protein: protein MTLRGKLNLPEFKVVFDGEDGKVYECNIDLENKIVDTLAHMALISCEIAKNDEKKAMDIYADIVSMLYKLPMFISYAPTIKKEDEGSKERKGNYVPTAFEYFFIYTIARHLTDITVDKNTSLKDIFEKLENFEHTDTLRSLIRLYFPSIREIYEALINTPADTRPGFNFTSLASHLQLTSLISWLLQPHSIDLSYLRVASLLHDLGKLINPRHHVAEAINILEKLQNKLKSGEACIKLERVKELVASHHGDSESIVQIADRLASSADRLTKLVNEALEHIEYGKEIKECFNKEREESYECFTNLGKEKYEKASKDIYKFILSQVISLEIVKNEEAKVFPFIPEKVERSSNEIKPVRPIGYLVYIDVPSIQRFITNFPKLRDMSFASMLVDFLVTVYSFMLIDTEFVSKTKSRLPAEALLSGYGGHSYIVVRKDICDGDCYKKIKDIFKGIKLLSDLDLRLQVSVAEFAYDNYIKNYNEVWDEIRQQFSERYLVDFEEKIYSVGLHRVCDNCGIRPAVNEKLGEYLCSRCYEIRELSSTRGFISKVNSTYLLSVEVTPEEIAKEVFGDNYAEYAMEFIAGYKKLEDTRYVSIIKADGNRGSIIFSASATFSDYVDKSFRLDYGVKRAFYETLIELANAEMELSKSAKGLLLTSRVLSGVLYLGGDDITLLVPSIVAIPFAVKFFEKATQLTGFTFKVGIVSVKPDHPIQFAFQAADELMERSKIKPEDGISSTKNLSEYNKTSIACMVFSSTLASKSVVHSEISKYKRQNNSYLVVTNDIRKVKELLELAKLYEFKDVVSLYNSENDKKEVREKLRQLEDIVSYAETNFNTSNGYLKTLAYILRQIARSDKPYDKEILKKLVERKEGSLKEIPLYDYYFILKTFRVGVG from the coding sequence ATGACATTAAGGGGTAAGTTAAACTTACCCGAGTTTAAAGTAGTATTTGACGGTGAAGACGGTAAGGTTTATGAGTGTAATATAGACCTAGAGAACAAAATAGTAGACACATTAGCTCATATGGCCCTAATATCGTGCGAAATAGCTAAAAATGACGAGAAGAAAGCAATGGATATTTACGCTGACATTGTTTCAATGCTATATAAACTGCCCATGTTCATATCTTATGCCCCCACTATTAAAAAGGAAGATGAAGGAAGTAAAGAAAGAAAGGGAAATTATGTTCCTACAGCATTTGAGTACTTCTTCATTTACACTATAGCAAGGCATTTAACTGATATTACTGTTGATAAGAACACATCTCTTAAAGATATATTTGAAAAATTAGAAAATTTTGAGCACACTGATACTTTAAGATCACTTATCAGACTTTACTTTCCTTCAATTAGAGAAATCTACGAAGCTTTAATCAATACTCCAGCAGACACTAGACCGGGGTTTAACTTCACTTCTTTAGCCTCTCATTTACAGCTAACATCCCTAATTTCATGGCTCCTTCAGCCCCACTCCATAGATTTAAGTTATCTGAGGGTCGCATCATTACTTCATGATCTAGGAAAACTCATTAACCCACGTCATCACGTAGCTGAAGCCATTAACATACTTGAGAAGCTTCAGAATAAGTTGAAGAGTGGAGAAGCATGTATTAAGTTAGAAAGGGTTAAGGAATTAGTGGCTTCACATCACGGTGATTCTGAAAGTATTGTTCAAATCGCAGACCGTTTAGCCTCTAGTGCTGATAGACTGACTAAACTAGTTAATGAAGCATTAGAGCACATAGAATACGGTAAAGAAATTAAAGAGTGTTTTAATAAGGAACGTGAGGAGTCTTATGAATGTTTTACCAATTTAGGTAAGGAAAAGTACGAAAAAGCTTCAAAGGATATTTACAAATTCATTTTAAGTCAAGTTATATCTCTGGAAATAGTTAAGAATGAAGAAGCTAAGGTATTCCCTTTCATACCAGAAAAGGTGGAAAGAAGTTCAAATGAAATAAAGCCTGTCAGACCTATAGGTTACCTGGTTTACATAGATGTTCCGAGTATACAGAGGTTTATTACTAACTTCCCTAAACTCAGAGATATGTCCTTTGCCAGTATGTTAGTAGACTTTCTGGTAACAGTTTACTCGTTTATGCTAATCGATACAGAATTCGTTAGTAAAACAAAATCTAGGTTACCAGCAGAAGCTTTACTGAGCGGTTATGGTGGGCACTCCTATATAGTGGTGAGAAAGGACATTTGTGACGGCGATTGTTATAAGAAGATAAAAGACATATTCAAAGGAATAAAGTTACTGAGCGATTTAGATTTAAGACTGCAGGTAAGTGTAGCTGAATTTGCTTATGATAATTATATAAAGAACTATAATGAGGTCTGGGACGAGATAAGACAACAATTCAGTGAGAGATATTTAGTTGACTTTGAAGAGAAGATTTACTCTGTAGGACTTCATAGAGTTTGTGACAATTGCGGTATTAGACCGGCTGTGAATGAAAAGCTTGGAGAATATTTATGCAGTAGATGTTATGAAATTAGAGAATTATCGTCTACAAGAGGTTTCATAAGTAAGGTGAATTCAACATACTTACTTTCCGTAGAAGTAACTCCGGAAGAAATTGCTAAAGAAGTTTTTGGAGATAATTATGCGGAATATGCTATGGAGTTCATAGCTGGATATAAGAAATTAGAAGATACTAGATACGTTTCAATAATCAAGGCTGACGGAAACAGAGGTTCAATTATATTTTCAGCCAGTGCAACTTTCTCTGACTATGTTGATAAGAGCTTTAGATTAGATTACGGAGTTAAGAGGGCTTTCTATGAGACACTTATTGAGTTGGCAAACGCTGAAATGGAATTATCGAAATCGGCAAAAGGACTCTTACTAACCAGTAGAGTTCTTTCTGGCGTACTGTATTTAGGAGGGGATGATATAACTCTCTTAGTGCCTTCTATAGTTGCAATACCTTTTGCTGTGAAATTCTTTGAAAAGGCAACACAACTTACCGGATTTACCTTTAAGGTTGGAATAGTTAGTGTAAAGCCGGATCATCCAATCCAGTTTGCCTTCCAGGCTGCAGATGAATTAATGGAAAGGAGCAAAATAAAACCAGAAGATGGTATTAGTAGTACTAAAAACCTTAGTGAGTATAATAAAACAAGCATTGCATGTATGGTATTTTCTTCAACCCTAGCCAGTAAGTCTGTAGTCCATTCAGAAATTAGTAAATATAAGAGGCAAAATAACTCATATTTGGTAGTTACAAACGATATTAGAAAGGTTAAGGAACTACTCGAGTTAGCTAAGTTGTATGAATTCAAGGACGTAGTTAGTCTCTATAATAGTGAAAACGACAAGAAAGAGGTAAGGGAAAAGTTAAGGCAATTGGAGGATATAGTAAGTTACGCAGAAACAAACTTCAACACATCTAACGGTTATTTGAAGACCTTAGCTTATATTTTGAGGCAAATAGCAAGAAGTGACAAACCTTACGATAAAGAAATTCTTAAGAAATTAGTAGAAAGGAAGGAAGGTTCGTTAAAAGAAATCCCGCTTTATGATTACTACTTTATCCTTAAAACGTTTAGGGTAGGTGTAGGATAA
- a CDS encoding RAMP superfamily CRISPR-associated protein codes for MEFKVLIKNLTSLTIGGGSTIGAVDIPLNPMVLPPSTIKGVLRTAIHNYLPEGYTSCGKIEPSKIKEAHEKNGVCDVCKLFGYPDYKDSGCFTVTVRIPEIVRGRITRVEINDRTQRSEEGHLFTQEVIAPNTEFEVTIYFRDSCGDRMLKLLLYSLLALRFWRMGRNAMVDVKLKEDICQKVKCDEEMKSIVFSLSDYIWGE; via the coding sequence ATGGAATTTAAAGTACTGATCAAAAACTTAACTTCCTTAACAATAGGAGGAGGAAGTACTATTGGAGCAGTAGACATTCCACTTAACCCCATGGTATTACCACCTTCAACGATAAAGGGAGTATTAAGAACGGCTATTCATAATTATTTACCAGAAGGTTATACATCATGCGGTAAAATAGAACCCAGTAAAATTAAAGAAGCACATGAGAAAAATGGCGTTTGTGATGTATGCAAACTCTTTGGTTATCCAGATTACAAGGATTCTGGCTGTTTCACCGTAACAGTAAGAATTCCAGAGATTGTAAGAGGCAGGATTACTAGGGTAGAAATAAATGATAGAACACAAAGAAGTGAAGAAGGACATTTATTCACTCAAGAAGTAATTGCTCCAAATACCGAATTTGAAGTTACCATATACTTTAGGGACTCATGCGGTGATAGAATGTTAAAACTATTACTATATTCTCTATTGGCATTAAGGTTCTGGAGGATGGGTAGAAACGCTATGGTAGACGTTAAGTTAAAGGAAGATATTTGCCAAAAGGTTAAATGTGATGAAGAGATGAAGAGTATAGTCTTCTCTCTATCAGATTATATATGGGGTGAGTAA
- a CDS encoding RAMP superfamily CRISPR-associated protein: MKKVYLFKLKFNTPYGLRVGGPKEDISTLTPLKIGQHYVIPSSSWKGIFRRTTEVLITNPNHFRGHEGEDVTDDGSLDELLEAKGLENKNDENVRKERKRFIAMWNCPVERLYGSEYFASAVTFSDTLIDAEINQRTHVVIDRKTRKSEEKHLYSEQIVNVNSVRVKVIVRDRIDDWIKTLKFLSEFGTFVGGGKSRGIGYAVLDWKESEYAEVDGLTRKIMFKPLDELKL; the protein is encoded by the coding sequence ATGAAGAAAGTATATCTGTTTAAACTCAAGTTTAATACTCCTTACGGGCTTAGGGTAGGTGGACCTAAGGAAGATATAAGCACTCTCACCCCGCTAAAAATAGGTCAACATTACGTAATACCATCAAGCAGCTGGAAGGGAATATTCAGAAGGACTACTGAGGTCTTAATTACTAATCCGAACCACTTTAGGGGTCATGAAGGTGAAGATGTTACAGACGATGGAAGCTTAGACGAATTGTTGGAAGCTAAGGGGTTAGAAAACAAAAATGATGAGAATGTGAGAAAGGAAAGGAAGAGATTTATTGCAATGTGGAACTGCCCGGTAGAAAGGCTTTATGGGAGCGAATATTTTGCATCCGCTGTAACATTTTCCGATACTTTAATTGACGCTGAGATAAATCAGAGGACTCATGTAGTAATTGACAGGAAGACAAGGAAAAGTGAGGAAAAACACTTATATAGCGAGCAAATTGTAAACGTTAATAGTGTTAGGGTCAAGGTTATAGTAAGGGATAGAATCGATGATTGGATTAAAACGCTAAAATTCCTCAGCGAATTTGGTACTTTTGTAGGCGGCGGAAAATCTAGAGGGATAGGCTATGCAGTATTAGATTGGAAAGAGAGTGAATATGCAGAAGTTGATGGACTAACTAGAAAAATCATGTTTAAACCATTAGACGAATTAAAGCTATAA